The Nymphaea colorata isolate Beijing-Zhang1983 chromosome 5, ASM883128v2, whole genome shotgun sequence DNA segment ATTTGGGAGCTTAtattgtacgtatcgtacgatacaggcatGATACACCCTTATTTACGATACagatcgtatcgtattttgtaaacgaTACAATAcgtcgtacgatacggccccgtatcatacgatacgtacaacactatatcaaacacaacctaaagtTTGCACCTACCAAAAAAACTGTGAGGCCACTTgcagcaaaaaggaaagaagttgAGAACCCATGAGGGCAATCATCTGTATGCATATGCATAGATTGAGAAGGGAGTTGTATTGGACTATGTCTGATCATTGAAATTGTTGTCATGACTTAATGTGATCGTATACTGTGCTGAAAAAGGCATTACTGGAGATTGACAAAACATGTTAAGTTGATTTTGATCTATTAATATGTGGTATGCAGTTATTTGCTTGTTTCAATTCACTAATTATATAGTTATACTTATCTGCTTGATCCGCAATAAGGCTTAATATATGTGCAACATTTTTACATATCCTTTTTGTGCTTATAATACATCAATCTGCCTGCACCTGGCTTCTATTTAAATCACACTACTGACCAACTTTAATCTATCACTGGATATAGTTTTTTTTGCATGCTATTTATTGAAGttcttttgtaatttctttAAATTGTGAAACATATTTGCTgctctaattttctttttcttgcatttcaTTGCCATTATTTCATTTCTGACTAAGGAGTGACAACTAATGTCTTAAGTTTAGCACCAAGTTGAAATACATGATTATACAAAAATTCATAACTATACGGTGACGAACATAGTAGCCCTCGAATCTGGTTTCTGGGTTGTAGCTATTCCATCCAATTATGGTAGACTTTTAGTCTAACGACTCTCATCTTATGTTATGGTACAACACAAGATATATCACTGTATTTTATGTTATACCTTGTCTTTTATGGCTGACTATTAAGTGTCCCATGAGGCATTGTTGCACATTTATGAGGAAAGGTCCAATTTTATGCATGAAGTATTAAACCTTTGTTGGATTCTTTAGGTAAGAGCCAATGTCCACCTCCAAAAGTTAAAAGATTGTTTTAAATGGTCATTGAGTTGTTTGTGTTGTGAACTGTATGCACTTGAGGTTTTCTTGTATATATTTAAGCATGTTACATGTCCTAATTTGCTAGAATAATTTTCTATCCTTGTGCATTCTGTTTATGGAAGTTATGATCAGTTGAATGTGAAACCACAGTTGTATAATATAATTATTGGCATGCAatatgtaatgtatatatattttcagatttttttagacttcaagaaaaatcaaataatcttCAACTCTTATGTACATATGTTATTGTGGACGTGCATTTTACATCACTGGTGGCGGATTGACATTGGTCAAATAGTGGTAAAGGGGTAGGGGTTGACAAGATGTTATTGTTGGCCTGCATTTCACATCACTAGCGCTGACAAGATGCTGTTGTGTTTCTTTCACAATTAATTTGCATACCATTTTTGTTATAAGGCCTACATCCTCTGTCTGCATACTATTATGTTATAAGTTGCAGATTGGTAATGGTATGGTTAAGTTGCAAACTTCTGTGGATCTTGTCCTGTGATTCACAAAATGACTACTGCAGGAGCTATATAATTATTGTTTCCTCTGAAATTGTTTGACTTCTTTAAATGGATTTATTTGTACAGCCAAAACTTTCGTCCTTGTGTGCCTGTGTTGTATACTGTAGATTGGTTTTGGTATGGTTTGCTATTCGTCTGTTAAATGGAATTTCTCTGGATCCACATCGTTGTTTGGCTGGTTGCAGAGTATATGGTTCCTTGTTGGTTTAGACTTGAAACGTCCTTGTTCTTCCTTTACATTGTGCAGGTTGGTGATATTTCATTGGCAGATTACATTGCTGTCACACCAGGCAAGCATGCAACCTTTGTTCCTCACACAGCTGGTCGGTACTCTGTCAAGAGGTTCCGTAAGGCTCAATGTCCTATTGTTGAGCGATTGACAAACTCTCTGATGATGCATGGCCGTAACAATGGCAAGAAGTTGAAGGCTGTCCTCATTGTCAAGCATGCCATGGAAATCATTCACTTGCTGACAGACCAGAACCCAATTCAAGTGATTGTTGATGCTGTTATCAACAGGTAACGAAACACAAGGTCCCACGGcttgcaatttgtttttttatatttatgacGTAAATTAGAGTTCGTGCATATTTTGGCTCGGCTATGTTGAGTAGGGGTGAAGTATTGCTCAACTCTGGCTATAACGTGAATAAACTTATATAGGtaaataaagggaaaaaggcTTTTTTGTGTGATTTATGGTGAATCTTCCTTTTGGATCTGTTGTAGTGGGCCGAGGGAAGATGCTACAAGGATCGGTTCTGCTGGTGTTGTTAGAAGGCAAGCAGTTGATATTTCTCCATTGAGGCGTGTCAACCAGGCAATATACCTTCTGACAACTGGTGCTCGTGAAAGTGCCTTCAGAAACATCAAGACGGTGGCTGAGTGTTTAGCTGATGAGCTTATTAATGCTGCCAAGGGGTCATCTAACAGGTGAGCTTTGCTTGTTGTGTATGGGTTCCTTGTTTTATGAGTTTTGTGATCAGAATGGTACCTCTAACAATGTTACATGCAATCTTTTTACTCTGACAGCTATGCCATAAAAAAGAAGGATGAGATCGAGCGTGTCGCCAAGGCAAACCGTTGAAGAATGGAGCATTTTTCTGTTACCATCGCTGAGTTTTGGCAAGAACAAGCAGCATTTCCAAATCCAGTTTCCATGTTAagaccattttttttctttataggTTAATATATAAAGCGTAAAAGGGCTGGGTGGTGATCTTTTGTCTAGGAAAAGGACATGGCTGCAGGCATTTGCGGATTGTTCAATTAAGTTGTTGAGGTTGGTCTTCGTAATTGAATCTCATGTTTGGTTTTTCCAGCTTCTACGAACTTGATAGGGTAGTAGATAATAGATAAGAATTGGCTTATTGTGTTTTATGGttatttatattaatttatacTTGAAGTGGTTCATTACAAAACCGGAATGCTCTATGCTTTTGCCTTGGCGCATAATATAGGTGGTTGTGCTGGAAAATTAGTCGTCGGTTTGAATTCCACATGCATTATTTATTCTGGAGTAAGTGGTACTTAGTTGAAGTTACGTGGTCTTTACACTAGGCACTTGTGGTGATATGGGGCATAGGCGGGGTTTTTACTCTCATATGTCCGTGGTTGATCTCGATCGCTCAAGCTACAATatttcatctatttttttttttcatttcttaaataatATAAATTGCATTTCTATGAGTTCCGTTCTACATTTTAAGAGCCATATAAATCGAGCAGCATATAAATTTGCTGAAAAGATTTGGATAAATGTAAATGTTGTGATCGACTATTGGAGGCTGACTCGATTTTTTGAGTACTTGGCTTTTCTGACATTTGATTGAGTCATACGTGAGGATAAAGTCCCCACCGATATATATAAATACGCAATTAATTTGgagacaagcaaaaaaaatgtaaatagtTGAATTTTGTAGGGCTGTGCAGGCAACTGCCCTCTCACGCCTCCATGTAGCCCCGTCACTGGACTACGTTGCTCCCACCGACCTTCCATGTTTTGTATGTATTGTCGCCCTTaatgatttaaaattatttgaactAGTGCCCCTAAACTCAGAATTTGCCACTGAATACAATCTATCTACCCCACCAACCACTGTGACTTGGCCAGCCACCCCTCTTCACCTTCAGGCAAGCAATGGCTGATCCCGGGCTATACGCcccctcaaattttcaaaaaaacaatctacatgtaaaattttcaaaatttcatttaacATACACTTGCATTCGGGGCCCACATATTGGTGCCCTTCCATGTTAATAGCTGGTTCCATGCACCATCTCGGTGAATGAAAAATCGTATGTATGGtgcaaatgaccaaaatactcaAAGGCCATCAAAGGGAATTCTCCTTCTCATGACAAAAAATGGAAAGTAAATAAGGATAAAAATCCTCAAAATGTTCTGTTGATTTTTCGTAAATGATCAAAATGCCTCTCATATTATGGTGgtgcacatgcatgcatggagAGAGGTACGAGCACccatttatcatttttgtcGAACTAGTATCGAGTCATCGAGTGCTCGGATTCTCTATCATAtggatgatgaaaatgtctttcacctttttcattaATGCACATTCTTTGGGCAGCTGCTCCGACTGGCGTGGCCATCCACGCCCTCACAGGAGGAGGAAGTTGATTGGGCCGCTACCGTCTCCTCTTCCACCTGCCCAACTCCATCTTGGTGAAATGGATTTCTACCTTGAGTGCTTGGTAGTTGTCTGGCTAGTGGCACTTGCTTCTGAGATGCATTGCCATGCACTCCAATTCCAAAATTGCCAAACCTCGCTTCCACTTTTCATATTGTCCAGTTTGATGCCTACCTCACCCTTCAGGTGGGTTTGAGCCAACAAAGAGTGGATTCCATAGTCTCCATGGTTACTTATTAAATGGCGAGGTCCAATCTATGCATGTGAATCCCTTTCTTACAAGGGTAAGAGCACCAATATAAGTTTCTGCTTTGTAAATACTATTTACCTGCTTAATGGGTAACAACCTTAAATGCCAATGAGGAATCGCTTTTCATCCCAAGTTCAAATCAAGGCGATTGGATTTGCACCAATGAAAACCATAGATTTCATATAAAATAGAGGTATATAGtagattatatatttttttaatgtaattatTCTATAATTCTACTCCATTGATTTTCAGTACCATTGGTCATTGATATTATGGGTGGAAACCCGCCGGTACCCAACAGGTACCCGCTACCCAGTTCGACTCGAGCCTAGGCCCGAGCCTCAATTTGGGCATCAGGGCAGCCCGataacttattttttgaatcttattatatttatatatatatatactatatattttattttaatcgagccgagtctCAAGCTTGGGCTGTAGCCCCGCCCAAGCCCCACTTCTTATCCACGCCGGCTTAGCTTGATGCCCAGCCCTACATTTGATGCTGGAAAATTAATGGTGGATCCAAATCTATCGGATTTCAAAACATTGTAAA contains these protein-coding regions:
- the LOC116255127 gene encoding 40S ribosomal protein S5-like yields the protein MAVVAQPEVKLFNRWSFEEVEVGDISLADYIAVTPGKHATFVPHTAGRYSVKRFRKAQCPIVERLTNSLMMHGRNNGKKLKAVLIVKHAMEIIHLLTDQNPIQVIVDAVINSGPREDATRIGSAGVVRRQAVDISPLRRVNQAIYLLTTGARESAFRNIKTVAECLADELINAAKGSSNSYAIKKKDEIERVAKANR